In Clostridium sporogenes, one genomic interval encodes:
- the licT gene encoding BglG family transcription antiterminator LicT, with translation MKIVKVMNNSLILARDENDKEILVMGKGLGFRRKSGEELDVDKIEKIFVLKNETDTKEYVKLIEETPNEYIEITNNLIQYANNKLGGKLNDQIFITLIDHISYALTRYKKNITLQNRLLWELKKFYPEEFKIGKYAVEYINDKLNVNLPEEEAGNIAFHFVNAQTDEFAMQNTMLTIKMLKDIFNIIQYKFNITIDKDSLNYSRFLTHLQFFVQRLLDDTLIESKETFIFEQIAKEYPEEVKCAKLIGEYVKKILNKKISNDELLYLTIHLVRIVEK, from the coding sequence ATGAAAATAGTTAAAGTGATGAATAATAGTCTTATTTTAGCGAGAGATGAAAATGATAAAGAAATTCTTGTAATGGGAAAAGGTCTTGGTTTTAGACGTAAGTCCGGAGAAGAACTAGATGTAGATAAAATAGAAAAAATATTTGTATTAAAAAATGAAACTGACACAAAAGAATATGTAAAACTTATTGAAGAAACTCCTAATGAATATATTGAAATTACTAATAACCTTATACAGTATGCCAATAATAAATTAGGTGGAAAACTAAATGACCAAATTTTTATTACACTAATAGATCACATATCTTATGCTCTTACAAGATATAAAAAAAATATAACATTACAAAATCGTTTGCTATGGGAATTAAAGAAATTTTACCCAGAGGAATTTAAAATAGGAAAATATGCAGTTGAATATATTAATGATAAACTTAATGTAAATTTACCAGAAGAAGAAGCAGGCAATATTGCATTTCATTTTGTTAATGCACAAACAGATGAATTCGCAATGCAAAATACAATGCTCACAATAAAAATGTTAAAAGATATTTTTAATATAATTCAATATAAATTTAATATAACAATTGATAAGGATTCACTTAACTATTCGAGATTTTTAACTCATTTACAGTTCTTTGTTCAGCGTTTACTGGATGATACCTTGATTGAATCTAAAGAGACATTTATTTTTGAACAAATTGCAAAAGAATATCCTGAAGAAGTTAAGTGTGCTAAATTAATTGGAGAATACGTAAAAAAAATATTAAATAAAAAAATTTCTAATGATGAACTGCTATATCTAACTATACATTTAGTTCGCATAGTGGAAAAATAA
- a CDS encoding TetR/AcrR family transcriptional regulator, whose protein sequence is MAQQYTKKMIREVFIKMLNERPLNKITVKDIATACEINRNTFYYYYTDIYALLSEIFQTELQTVIDEYNDTLSWEESFIVAAKFALENKTAVYHVYNSMQREELVNYIYNVSGNVMIRYIERVSDGISASLEDIKLIASFYQCALTEMVVQWIAMGMKEDPDTIIRRIGQLFDGNIELSLKRSADLNNA, encoded by the coding sequence TTGGCACAGCAATATACCAAAAAAATGATTCGTGAGGTATTTATAAAGATGCTGAATGAGCGTCCACTTAACAAGATCACAGTTAAGGATATTGCTACAGCATGTGAGATAAATAGAAATACTTTTTATTATTACTACACAGACATATATGCACTTTTGTCAGAGATATTCCAAACAGAACTTCAGACAGTAATTGATGAATATAATGATACACTTTCCTGGGAGGAGAGTTTTATTGTAGCTGCTAAATTTGCTTTAGAAAACAAAACAGCCGTTTATCATGTATATAATTCCATGCAGCGAGAAGAACTAGTGAACTATATATACAATGTATCAGGAAATGTGATGATTCGGTATATTGAAAGAGTGAGCGATGGTATATCAGCTTCTTTGGAAGATATAAAGTTGATTGCTTCATTTTATCAGTGTGCCCTTACTGAAATGGTAGTACAGTGGATTGCTATGGGAATGAAAGAGGACCCTGATACTATCATCAGACGAATCGGGCAGCTTTTTGATGGAAACATTGAGTTATCCCTTAAAAGAAGTGCTGATTTGAATAATGCATAG
- a CDS encoding oleate hydratase — MKLKTHDDRLTLTNGSYHALVNARKPKGIEDKKAYLIGTGIGALAAGCFLIRDAHMDGSKITFLEQLDIPGGSLDGEVRQNMDYVARGGREMGHHFEVLWSLFSSLPSTEDPNMTVLDHFYYTNYDDPNFSNCRITKNKGERYDNGKFNLGQDLAKELAAFVNMTDEELEDKSIEDFLSEELLNTDFWTYWRTMFAFENWHSALEMKLYMNRFIHHVGGLPNLSALQFSRHDQFTSFVKPMVKYLEDHGAKFEYGVTVNNVEFSISDDKKVAKRIDATDKTGKDISIDLTENDLVFITNGSMTEGSGYGDDNTPAPFNREPEGCWKLWRNIAAQSDEFGRPDKFCTDTEKSNWESCTVTCHDERVPEYIEKITKRSPYGGRTVTGGIVTALDSSWLMSWTINRQEQYYGQPEKDVLVWVYGLFSDVPGDYIKKPMRDCTGKEITKEWLYHIGVPTDKIEELAGSCSAVPVMMPFITSQFMPRAAGDRPYVVPKNAVNFAFLGQFAETLDDPGRDTVFTIEYSGRTAMEAAYVLTGVEKGVPEVFSSRYDIRYLLNAGVCLLDGEKPKLDLPPMAKRKVLKQVAGTDIEKLLKEYGII, encoded by the coding sequence ATGAAATTAAAGACACATGATGATAGACTTACCCTTACAAATGGAAGTTATCATGCTCTAGTAAATGCAAGAAAGCCTAAGGGAATTGAGGATAAAAAAGCTTATTTAATTGGTACTGGAATTGGGGCTTTGGCTGCTGGTTGTTTTTTAATTCGTGATGCTCATATGGATGGCAGCAAGATTACCTTCTTAGAACAATTAGACATTCCTGGTGGATCTTTGGACGGAGAGGTTCGTCAAAATATGGATTATGTGGCACGTGGTGGACGTGAAATGGGTCACCATTTTGAGGTTTTATGGAGCTTATTTAGTTCATTACCATCTACAGAAGACCCTAATATGACTGTTTTAGATCATTTTTATTATACAAACTACGATGATCCAAACTTTAGTAATTGTCGTATTACTAAAAATAAAGGTGAACGTTATGATAATGGCAAATTCAATTTGGGTCAAGACTTGGCAAAAGAATTAGCTGCTTTTGTAAATATGACAGATGAAGAACTTGAAGATAAATCTATTGAAGATTTTCTTTCTGAAGAACTTTTAAACACTGATTTCTGGACATACTGGAGAACAATGTTTGCTTTTGAAAATTGGCATAGTGCTTTAGAAATGAAATTATATATGAATCGTTTTATCCACCATGTTGGGGGACTTCCAAATCTTTCTGCTTTACAATTTTCAAGACATGATCAATTCACTTCATTTGTAAAACCTATGGTGAAATATTTAGAAGATCATGGTGCTAAATTTGAATATGGAGTTACTGTTAATAACGTTGAGTTCTCAATTTCAGATGATAAAAAGGTTGCAAAGAGAATAGATGCAACAGATAAAACTGGAAAAGATATCTCTATCGATTTAACAGAAAACGACTTAGTGTTTATCACTAATGGTTCTATGACAGAAGGTTCAGGATATGGTGATGATAACACTCCTGCACCATTTAATAGGGAGCCAGAAGGATGCTGGAAGTTATGGAGAAATATAGCGGCTCAATCAGATGAATTTGGAAGACCAGATAAGTTCTGTACAGATACAGAAAAATCTAATTGGGAGTCTTGTACAGTAACTTGTCATGATGAACGTGTTCCTGAGTACATTGAAAAGATCACAAAACGTTCACCATACGGCGGACGAACTGTAACAGGAGGAATAGTTACAGCTCTTGACTCTTCATGGTTGATGAGTTGGACAATAAACCGTCAAGAACAATATTATGGACAACCAGAAAAAGATGTTCTTGTTTGGGTATATGGTTTATTCTCTGATGTTCCTGGAGATTATATTAAAAAACCCATGAGAGATTGTACTGGTAAGGAAATCACAAAAGAATGGTTATATCATATAGGTGTTCCTACAGATAAAATTGAAGAATTAGCAGGATCATGTAGCGCAGTTCCTGTTATGATGCCATTTATCACATCTCAATTTATGCCTCGTGCAGCTGGAGATCGTCCATATGTTGTACCAAAGAATGCAGTAAACTTTGCTTTCCTTGGACAATTTGCTGAAACATTGGATGATCCAGGCCGTGATACTGTATTTACTATAGAATATTCAGGACGTACAGCTATGGAAGCAGCATATGTTTTAACTGGAGTTGAAAAAGGAGTTCCTGAGGTATTTTCTTCAAGATATGATATCCGCTATTTATTAAATGCAGGTGTATGTTTATTAGATGGAGAAAAACCAAAACTTGATTTACCACCAATGGCTAAACGTAAAGTTTTAAAACAAGTAGCAGGAACAGACATTGAAAAGTTATTAAAAGAATATGGAATTATTTAA
- a CDS encoding vWA domain-containing protein, protein MFDFDEQTLIEESKKHCEEFLQKEQRSLATFTGDSSLMYIPDLKLQRFILDSSRGVLYLPLESFLDRKLDDNQIMWHIYYELALYPDWKKQTKKYLNRRKDWQKEIDHMTSYIMTRIKKEGLENDLAYQPKVISNYVRKEIFDLLHLLDKQASFLRVLQMCPIYRDKENFVKIVSYMKKIGKTIESISQMPRHRAFANSFFIIELYKIEPKIQECAENPFDRKIFNQPFFDFINYQLVKQINSDEGIIERDPFIRSFIFPTFQQLWKQEIDEMMLYKSKGQKEEQVKGSENPFEQSKTDEMPDSLESTQEEVEKILEEMLDQQEQISTSIQNAMQGKVDLEAYGISQSDQQLFQFYSNKMKLEREQMRQFWKKLIGDARKEVSVKKDGQVKGKLDVDSFINFYPDFVEAEKKGNYKKLPIFNRYLLETQADILPERIEISFVIDNSGSMNASKIEAARKALAVTLLSIDDFNRYLKNNAEQLNQKVEVLSETWFFGSKYYNVKEFNDKNVKEKEKSDIIRSIIKLDATDGATDDASCFREISNRITSIQESELKKGKQIKIVFEITDGASSFPGSTKEAVQELLSKNVEVYAFQIGKNSETNEKIFNFVWNEGYKQPHGVMIGEQVEKLPKELLKTVGKNMQSIFNN, encoded by the coding sequence ATGTTTGACTTTGATGAACAAACACTAATTGAAGAATCTAAAAAACATTGCGAAGAATTTCTACAAAAAGAACAACGCTCATTAGCCACGTTTACAGGAGATTCTAGTTTGATGTATATTCCTGATTTAAAACTACAAAGATTTATATTAGACTCTTCCAGAGGAGTTTTGTACCTACCCTTGGAAAGTTTTCTAGATAGAAAATTAGATGATAATCAAATCATGTGGCATATCTATTATGAACTAGCCTTATATCCTGATTGGAAAAAGCAAACTAAAAAATATTTAAATAGAAGAAAAGATTGGCAGAAAGAAATTGATCACATGACAAGCTATATTATGACTAGGATAAAAAAAGAAGGACTGGAAAATGACCTTGCATATCAACCTAAAGTTATTTCTAATTATGTAAGAAAAGAAATTTTTGATTTGTTACATCTATTGGATAAACAAGCATCATTTCTAAGAGTTTTGCAGATGTGTCCTATATATAGGGATAAAGAGAATTTTGTGAAAATTGTTTCATATATGAAAAAAATAGGTAAGACTATTGAGTCAATTTCTCAAATGCCTAGACATAGAGCTTTTGCAAATAGCTTTTTTATTATTGAATTATATAAAATAGAGCCTAAAATTCAAGAGTGTGCTGAAAATCCATTTGATAGAAAAATTTTCAATCAGCCTTTTTTTGATTTTATTAATTATCAATTAGTTAAACAGATAAATAGCGATGAAGGAATTATAGAGAGAGATCCATTCATTCGTTCTTTCATCTTTCCAACTTTTCAGCAATTGTGGAAACAGGAAATTGATGAAATGATGCTTTATAAATCAAAAGGACAGAAAGAAGAGCAAGTTAAAGGAAGTGAAAATCCTTTTGAACAGTCAAAAACAGATGAGATGCCAGATTCATTAGAATCTACTCAGGAAGAAGTAGAAAAGATTTTAGAAGAAATGCTAGATCAACAAGAGCAAATAAGTACCAGCATACAAAATGCCATGCAAGGCAAAGTAGATTTAGAGGCTTATGGGATTAGCCAATCAGATCAACAATTGTTTCAATTTTATTCAAATAAAATGAAATTGGAAAGGGAGCAAATGCGTCAATTTTGGAAAAAGTTGATAGGGGACGCAAGGAAAGAAGTGAGTGTAAAAAAAGATGGTCAAGTAAAGGGAAAACTAGATGTAGATAGCTTTATTAATTTTTATCCGGATTTTGTAGAAGCTGAAAAAAAAGGAAATTACAAAAAACTTCCAATTTTTAATAGATACTTACTAGAGACTCAGGCAGATATATTGCCTGAAAGAATAGAGATTTCTTTTGTTATAGATAATTCAGGATCAATGAATGCGTCAAAAATTGAGGCGGCAAGGAAAGCTTTGGCAGTGACTTTACTGTCCATAGATGATTTTAATCGATATTTAAAAAACAATGCAGAACAATTGAATCAAAAAGTAGAAGTTTTAAGCGAAACCTGGTTTTTTGGAAGTAAGTATTATAATGTTAAAGAATTTAACGATAAAAACGTGAAGGAAAAAGAAAAAAGTGATATAATTCGCTCAATAATAAAGTTAGATGCAACAGATGGAGCAACTGATGATGCAAGTTGCTTTAGAGAAATATCCAATAGAATTACGTCCATACAGGAAAGTGAGCTCAAAAAAGGAAAACAAATAAAGATAGTCTTTGAAATTACAGACGGTGCATCAAGTTTTCCAGGATCAACAAAAGAAGCTGTACAAGAATTATTATCTAAAAATGTTGAAGTCTATGCATTTCAAATAGGAAAAAATAGCGAAACAAATGAAAAAATCTTTAACTTCGTATGGAATGAAGGATACAAACAACCACACGGAGTAATGATTGGTGAACAAGTAGAAAAACTACCAAAAGAATTGCTAAAAACAGTAGGAAAAAATATGCAGTCTATTTTTAATAATTAG
- a CDS encoding beta-glucoside-specific PTS transporter subunit IIABC: MDYKKVGLQVLELVGGTKNVNKLTHCATRLRFELNDKSKVQMKKLKNLPGVISVVDKGGQFQVIIGNDVQTSYRAIINETSGLINSPNKQHNKNVEKENIVSRFISVISTTFTPMIPAITGAGMIKAVLSILSLAGLLSADSQTYYLLDTIADAAFFFMPILLAYGAAIKFECNPILAITIAGALLHPNLASLMTSGKTVYFIGIPVRLTNYAGSVLPIIITVWAMSYIEKFAEKISPSIIKFFTKPLIILLLTAPLALIVIGPFGTYLNDLVAAGAEFINGKASWLIPLLMGAFQPFLVVTGTAWAMTPIATMQLTNNGSEMINGPGMLASNIAQGAATLCVAVKSKNKNFKQLAASAGTTALLGITEPSLYGVTLKLKKPLIAAMIGGGCAGIYAGLSGLVRYAFVSPGLAALPAFIGKNPMNIIHALITCLIAFVVTFVLTWALGFEDPIDEESIKTSIANKNETTISDTNIIEIASPLSGELIPLSQVNDDVFSGELLGKGIAILPNNGNVLSPIEGIISTVLESKHAVALQGDNGVEILIHIGLDTVNLEGKYFKSFVKSGDKVKIGDKLIEFDINEIKKLGYDTVTPVIICNSDKYETIVGEKENEVTFGNNIIKIK; the protein is encoded by the coding sequence ATGGATTATAAAAAAGTTGGTCTTCAAGTATTAGAACTTGTAGGTGGAACTAAAAATGTAAACAAACTTACTCATTGCGCAACACGACTTAGATTTGAACTAAATGATAAATCAAAGGTTCAAATGAAAAAACTTAAAAATTTACCTGGAGTTATAAGCGTGGTTGATAAAGGTGGACAATTCCAAGTCATTATTGGGAATGATGTTCAAACATCTTACAGAGCCATAATTAATGAGACATCGGGCCTCATTAACTCGCCAAATAAGCAACATAATAAAAATGTAGAAAAAGAAAATATAGTTTCACGTTTCATAAGCGTTATATCAACAACATTTACACCTATGATACCAGCAATTACAGGTGCTGGTATGATTAAAGCTGTATTATCTATTTTAAGTTTAGCAGGTCTTTTATCTGCTGATAGTCAAACTTATTATCTATTAGACACTATTGCAGATGCAGCATTCTTCTTTATGCCAATACTATTAGCATATGGTGCAGCAATTAAATTTGAATGTAATCCCATATTAGCAATAACTATTGCTGGAGCATTGTTACATCCTAATTTAGCATCTCTTATGACATCTGGGAAAACAGTATATTTTATAGGTATACCTGTAAGATTAACCAATTATGCAGGCTCTGTATTACCAATAATTATTACTGTCTGGGCAATGTCTTATATAGAAAAATTTGCAGAAAAAATATCCCCATCAATTATTAAATTCTTTACTAAACCATTGATAATTTTATTACTTACAGCTCCACTTGCTTTAATTGTTATAGGTCCTTTTGGCACATATTTAAATGATTTAGTTGCTGCTGGAGCAGAATTTATTAACGGAAAAGCTAGCTGGCTGATACCTTTACTTATGGGAGCATTTCAACCTTTCCTTGTTGTAACTGGTACAGCATGGGCTATGACTCCTATTGCTACAATGCAATTAACTAACAATGGTTCAGAAATGATAAATGGACCTGGTATGTTAGCCTCAAATATAGCTCAAGGTGCAGCTACTTTATGTGTTGCAGTAAAAAGTAAAAATAAAAATTTTAAACAACTTGCAGCCTCAGCTGGTACAACAGCATTATTAGGTATAACAGAACCATCACTTTATGGAGTTACTTTAAAACTAAAAAAACCATTAATAGCGGCTATGATTGGTGGTGGATGTGCAGGAATATATGCGGGACTTTCTGGTCTTGTTCGTTATGCATTTGTTTCACCGGGATTAGCAGCTCTTCCAGCCTTTATTGGTAAAAATCCAATGAATATAATCCATGCTTTAATTACTTGTTTAATTGCTTTTGTAGTTACATTTGTATTAACTTGGGCTTTAGGTTTTGAAGATCCAATAGATGAGGAATCTATAAAAACTTCTATTGCCAATAAAAACGAAACTACTATATCCGATACTAATATAATTGAAATTGCTAGTCCACTTTCTGGAGAATTAATTCCATTGAGCCAAGTTAATGATGATGTATTTTCAGGTGAACTTTTAGGAAAAGGTATTGCCATACTACCTAATAATGGCAATGTACTATCTCCAATTGAAGGAATAATCTCAACTGTGCTAGAATCAAAACATGCTGTTGCACTACAAGGAGATAATGGAGTTGAAATTTTAATTCATATAGGGCTCGATACAGTAAATCTTGAAGGAAAGTATTTTAAGTCTTTTGTAAAAAGCGGAGATAAAGTTAAAATTGGAGATAAATTAATAGAATTCGATATAAATGAAATTAAAAAATTAGGTTATGATACTGTTACTCCAGTAATTATTTGTAATTCAGATAAATACGAAACAATAGTAGGTGAAAAAGAAAATGAAGTTACATTTGGTAATAACATTATAAAAATTAAATAA
- a CDS encoding glycoside hydrolase family 1 protein, producing the protein MLYKNIKEFPRNFLWGGSTSAYQVEGAWNEDGKGLSVIDMCEHPEGTADFKVASDHYHRFKEDIRLFAELGLKAYRFSIAWTRIIPNGIGEINQDGIKFYSDLIDELLKYKIEPVVTMFHFDLPYSLEENGGWNNRDTINAFVEYSKILFKSFGSKVKYWLTINEQNTMILHPGAIGVPKGKSLPSKKELYQQNHHMLLAQAKVINLCHKMYPNAKIGPAINTTAMYAETCNPSDAIAAHNWETIRCWSFLDIAVWGRYNKLAWSYLVDRNLQPTILDEDMKILSNAKPDFIAINYYSTATISESKGDSSDISARAGDQQIMLGEQGVYRPAENPYVSKTKYGWVIDPIGLRLTLRKVCERYNLPILITENGIGAPDVLEENEIINDDYRIDYIKKHLEQLKLAINDGVDVIGYCPWSVIDVVSTHQGYSKRYGFIYVNRDDSNLKDLKRIKKKSFNWYKNVINTNGSNL; encoded by the coding sequence ATGCTATATAAAAATATTAAAGAATTTCCAAGAAACTTTTTGTGGGGAGGTTCTACCTCTGCTTATCAAGTAGAAGGAGCTTGGAATGAAGATGGTAAAGGATTATCAGTAATAGATATGTGTGAACATCCTGAAGGTACAGCAGATTTTAAAGTTGCTAGTGATCACTACCATAGATTTAAGGAAGATATAAGACTTTTTGCAGAACTTGGATTAAAAGCATACCGCTTTTCTATAGCATGGACTAGAATTATTCCTAATGGAATTGGTGAAATTAATCAAGATGGAATTAAATTCTATAGTGATCTAATAGATGAATTACTAAAATATAAGATAGAGCCAGTAGTCACAATGTTTCATTTTGATTTACCATATTCATTAGAAGAAAATGGAGGCTGGAATAACCGTGATACAATTAATGCCTTTGTGGAATACTCAAAAATATTATTTAAATCTTTTGGATCAAAGGTAAAATACTGGCTAACAATAAATGAACAAAATACTATGATACTTCATCCAGGTGCTATAGGAGTACCTAAAGGAAAATCTTTACCTTCAAAAAAAGAATTGTATCAACAAAATCATCATATGCTTTTAGCTCAAGCAAAAGTAATAAATCTGTGTCATAAAATGTATCCAAATGCTAAGATAGGTCCAGCTATTAATACAACAGCAATGTATGCTGAAACCTGTAATCCTTCCGATGCTATTGCAGCTCATAATTGGGAAACTATTCGTTGCTGGAGTTTTCTTGATATAGCCGTATGGGGAAGATATAATAAACTAGCTTGGAGTTATTTAGTAGATAGAAATTTACAACCTACTATATTAGATGAGGATATGAAAATCCTAAGCAATGCTAAACCTGATTTTATAGCTATTAACTACTACTCAACAGCTACAATTTCAGAAAGTAAAGGTGATTCTTCTGATATATCTGCTAGAGCTGGAGATCAACAAATAATGTTAGGTGAACAGGGTGTATATCGCCCAGCAGAAAATCCTTATGTTTCTAAAACAAAGTATGGATGGGTTATTGATCCTATAGGTCTTAGATTAACATTAAGAAAAGTATGTGAAAGATACAATTTACCCATTCTAATCACTGAAAATGGAATTGGTGCACCTGATGTACTAGAAGAAAATGAAATCATAAATGATGATTATAGAATTGATTATATTAAAAAGCATTTAGAACAACTTAAACTAGCAATTAATGATGGTGTAGATGTTATTGGATATTGTCCCTGGTCTGTAATTGATGTTGTGAGTACACATCAAGGATATAGTAAGCGTTATGGTTTTATATATGTTAATAGAGATGACTCTAATTTAAAAGACTTGAAAAGAATAAAAAAGAAAAGTTTTAATTGGTATAAGAATGTTATAAATACTAATGGAAGCAATTTATAA
- the rlmD gene encoding 23S rRNA (uracil(1939)-C(5))-methyltransferase RlmD, translated as MRKGKEYEFLIEETEFPGTGIAKKDGLPVYIKGTLPGQKVLAKITKKRREYAQAKLLEIIENVDYAIKNKCPHFGQCGGCSTQYIPYEKQLEIKEEQLLKLLKNKDIEDFEFLGVEKSPEEYEYRNKMEFTFGDMEKGGNLTLGMHAKNRSFSIVTVDNCEIVDKDFRNILTTVVNYFNKKGLPKYRIMSHEGFLRNLVIRKAKNTGEILVNIVTTSQMEFDFKEIVDILLKGEYKGEIKGILHTINDTLSDVVQVDKLEILYGRDYIIEELLGLKFKIAPEAFFQTNSKGAEKLYSIVKDFLGDASSKVVFDLYCGTGTIGQIVAPEAKKVIGVELIEEAVKSANENAKLNGLDNCEFIAGDVAKVIKDLKQRPDIIILDPPRPGVHPVALEYVVKFEPKEIIYVSCNPKTLVDDLKYLIDNGYKLEKVKGMDMFPHTPHVETVVRIAKK; from the coding sequence ATGAGAAAAGGTAAGGAGTATGAATTTCTTATAGAAGAAACAGAATTCCCAGGAACAGGTATAGCAAAAAAGGATGGTCTACCAGTTTATATAAAAGGAACATTGCCAGGACAAAAGGTTTTAGCAAAAATAACTAAAAAAAGAAGAGAATATGCTCAGGCTAAACTTTTAGAAATAATAGAAAATGTGGATTATGCTATAAAGAATAAATGTCCTCATTTTGGTCAATGTGGGGGATGTTCAACACAATACATACCTTATGAAAAACAATTAGAAATAAAAGAAGAGCAATTATTAAAATTGCTTAAAAATAAGGACATAGAAGATTTTGAATTTTTAGGAGTAGAAAAAAGTCCAGAAGAATATGAATATAGAAATAAGATGGAGTTTACCTTTGGGGACATGGAAAAAGGTGGAAATCTTACTCTAGGTATGCATGCTAAAAATAGAAGTTTTTCTATTGTAACAGTGGATAACTGTGAAATTGTGGATAAAGATTTTAGGAATATATTAACAACCGTGGTTAATTATTTTAATAAAAAAGGATTACCCAAATATAGGATAATGAGTCACGAAGGTTTTTTAAGAAATTTAGTTATAAGAAAAGCTAAAAATACAGGAGAGATATTAGTAAACATAGTAACTACATCTCAAATGGAATTTGATTTTAAAGAAATAGTAGATATATTATTAAAGGGAGAGTATAAAGGAGAAATAAAAGGCATTCTTCATACTATAAATGACACGTTATCTGACGTAGTTCAGGTAGATAAATTAGAAATATTATATGGAAGAGATTATATAATAGAAGAGTTATTAGGACTAAAATTTAAAATAGCTCCAGAAGCCTTTTTCCAAACAAATTCAAAGGGAGCAGAAAAACTATATAGCATAGTAAAAGACTTTTTAGGTGATGCTAGTTCAAAGGTAGTTTTTGATCTTTATTGTGGTACAGGAACTATAGGGCAAATAGTTGCTCCAGAGGCTAAAAAAGTTATAGGTGTGGAATTAATAGAGGAAGCAGTTAAGTCAGCTAATGAAAATGCAAAATTAAATGGATTAGATAACTGTGAATTTATAGCTGGAGATGTAGCAAAGGTTATAAAAGATCTAAAACAGAGGCCAGACATAATTATATTGGATCCACCAAGACCAGGTGTACACCCAGTAGCATTAGAATATGTGGTTAAATTTGAACCAAAGGAAATAATATATGTATCCTGTAACCCAAAAACTTTGGTAGATGATTTAAAATATCTTATAGATAATGGATATAAACTAGAAAAGGTTAAGGGCATGGACATGTTCCCACACACACCACATGTGGAAACTGTAGTAAGGATAGCGAAAAAGTAA